CAAAAACCACTCTTAAACTATATACTAACTAACTATTTACTACTCTTTGCCTATAACCATATCCAATGAGAATATATGTACCTGCTCTCTCGAACATTTAGTTTGCAGATACTATTGTTGCGCATTTTTCACTCTTAACCAAAATATATTTACAATTATAATTGCATATTTAGTTAAAGCCACACGATTTCTCTTCTTCTGCTGATTCAAAGTAACACTTTTTCACCTTTAAATAACTTTCTGTACAAATCGAAATACTActccctctctatctctctctctctgtctctgtctctctataAAACCCTTACTCGTATCTATCCCCATCTCCTATACAATACCACACACTACTAAATGAAACTGTTTTAAACGTTTTAGTATGTATAATAACAAGTGGAAAGTCCaattgaaaattgaaaagCATTAAAAGACCTACAAATTGGCTTAAGACATTCAACAAAATTATGTTCCTTTACACAAATGTTGGCAAAATAGGGGTACAGTATCTGGTTATGATTTCACAATCTTAAGATCTTATTTCCAAAGATTTTATTACCAATTTTTGAAGAATTTGAAAGTAATTGTAGTAGAAACCTATAATATATCCTAAATATATCAGAAAAGATACCTTTAAAAAGTTGGAATACAATCGAGAGGACTCCTCAAGAGGCCCCTAAACTTATGCCTATAGATAATAGAGCGGTTATTTATGATGCTCCAGAACGTATAAGGATTATAAGTACCTATTCTAGTTCTTTGGTACGATATAAAACATAACCAGCTACTTGACCCATTTCAAACCCATCCCCATTTAAAGGTAAGTTCTATAACCAACTCGTAAACGAACACAATTTTGTGAAAATTAAATAGCTTCAAGCCAGCATTCAATCATTTCATTCAGATCATGATCAAGTACAATTCTCATATGGCTAGGTATACTATACATATCTGTAGTACACAACACATTAACCCATACAACATACATAAAGCCAGTCCCATCTCTATTTTTCTCGTATAATTTCAAAACATTTCATTTCGTttgatttttttgtgtgtctgggtgtgtgtgtgtgtgtgtgtgtgtgacgcGTCCAAAGAAGAAAGGATAAAAGGATAATATTTAACTATCATTTGTCGACTTTTGATAATTGCCCAAAGTATCAGATTCCATCATTATTGAGCGGCCCATCAAAACCAGGTCAAGGAGAACCAAATCAAAACCAAATCCACAAAATatatctggaacaaatgtCCTATGGCTACCCATCAGTACCGTACAGTAGataagaacaaaaaaaaaccctcAAGCTCAAGCCTAATTGTTGTTGGTAGTTGTTTATCATTGTCATTATTCCGATCATAATCCGTATCATTATCATTGTGCCTCCTATATTGAGTGCTTGAGTGCTCTCATTTCGCTGTGTTGTTGtttagctctctctctctctctctctctcatccGTATCCTTTATCCTCTGTGTATCATTTTTGTGTACCCATACCTGTACCCCTTTTATCATTTGCACCTCTGTTCTCTTCGGACTTGTTTCTGTGTAGCCGCTAAAGCCTATCCTTTTGGGCCAACTCTTTGAGCCACTCTCCTCCTCTATGTCCTTCTCCTctcccttctctctctctctctctgtttgtgTGCTCGCTCTGCACTTGAATGTCGCTCTAAAATGGAAAATGATGATGCTGCTAGTTAGTCGTTGCATGCCTTCTTTTAGTGCGCTCCGTCAGGGGCTCTAAAACTCTCTTTctatgttttattttcataaATTTATGTTCCACTTTTGTTTCTCTTCTGTTTCCCCCTTTGCATCATTCATTTGGACATCCTTCATGACATTTTGCATTCACAAATCAAAAATATCAAgtaaatacataaaatatgaaaatatctGTGTGTAAAAAAGGCATAATGAAGACGTGTAAATACACATAAACGTTATAGATGTTggacatttttttttttaatataataCCAGTCAAAATAATATCAAAATGCAGAACCCTTTGAGGAGACTCCAAAGATTCCTGTAAAACATTCAAATTTGAGATTCTTCAGATTCAATTTATTGACTTTCTTGATTTGTCCCGCTGATCCCGTACGATTCTGCAAAGCGATGATTTTCGTTGCTACTTGATTCGGATCCTACTCCCAATCCATTGGGATTCTTAGACAGTAAGCTAGAAGTACTTCAGAAGTTCTCTATACGATGCTTCAGTGCTACCATTTTTAAAACTCAAGGACCTCGGAAGACTTTCATGATTTATATTGGAAATAAAACTTCTGCATTCCTGAACTAGCAACGTATTGATGCTAATTTTAATCTTATTAAAGATCTCATTCATAGAAAAACCCTGAACTAATATCAAAAATCTATTGAGCAAGAAAACAAATCAGAAATAAATAGACATAGTTCCGATGACCAGAGAGACAGAATCCCAAACCCAAGATGAATATTTTTCTTAAAAGCATGTTTTTCTTCTCCTTGCCTTCTTTTTCAAATAATAATTTTCCTACTATTTACTAAGATTATAGCATTTAACTTTTATCGCGAATTTCTAGTATTAAGTTTTGTAGTTAAAAATTGGtttgctgcctgcctgctgcatGAAATGCGTATATCTAGAATTATTCCTATAAAATATAGTATATGACGCCACAACCATGACTTTCGCTTATGTATTGAAAAACGCAACTAATATAAATTTTCGCCCTCTTTTTCTTCCCCCCAAACGCACGAAAAATTGTATAATTACAGTGCCACAGAGGGCGCCGACTCGCATCCAGCATCGGGCGGCGGAACGCCCACTGGCGATGAGGGTCAAATTGGACAGGGTAAGGGCGATGAAGTCAAAAGTACGTGTCACACTTTGATTggtaacaaaaaacaacaacaattctACTAAATGTCGAATCAATGTCGAATGAAATGAGAAAGATATAATCGAAAGCGAAAGTCGAGTGCCGAAGTTGCCAATTCAAAAAGTTAATGATAGAAAAGCGGTGACAGGTTACTAATTCAAGAGTTATTTGTAGCATAAAATAATCCCTAGCTCAACTTTGAACCCCCTCAATCCCTCAATCTGTTCTTCTGTTCGAACCGAAGTACAAAACCCTTGAACGAAACGTTTACTTTGTAGTTTAGTTTAGTTAGTTGCAACCCCATTTAGTTGAAGATACTAATTGATATCAGATGAACCATTAGCTAACCTTCGATCTGCTTTGAATCACTTTCGAATCTCGTTCCAATAGTTACCACAAAAGTAACACAACAGGCCAAACACTTTGGCTCCTTCTTGTCATCGGCCATCAGCAAGGCTGGCAGCAAAATCAAGGAAACAGTCAAGGATAATGTGAGTAGAATTATGATCCTTACAATTTAAATTTCTAATTATGAATCTCCCCCATTCCCAGACTATTCTCGATTCATTCAACAAAGAGCAGGAGGCCTTCATCAAGGGCCAGGGCGGTGCTGGCAATGGTGCTGCCCCCTGGATTGGACATGCCAACGAGGCCAAGATCAAGGAGGAGATATTGGGTCTGGCCCAGGATCGTCGCAACTTTGTACGCGCCCCGCCCGCTGGCGTGGACTTTGAGTTCAGCTATGACACCGCCTATCCCACGGCCATAGCCATTATGGCCGAGGACAAGGCGCTCGAAACGATGCGATTCGAGTTGGTGCCCAAGATGTGAGCAGTAAACTCTTTAACCACAGAAATTCCCCACTAATTCTGTACATTTTCTTACTTTGGATTAGCATCACTGAGGAGAACTTCTGGCGGAACTATTTCTACCGCGTCTCACTGATCATCCAGGCCGCCGAGCTGGGAACTCTGGGCGCCGATGGTGTGGGTCAGGCCTCCAGCGGTGAAGATGGTAAGTCAGCCCCAGCTCCTTGTTCCTTCCTTCTGCGGGTGGAGATATCGAACAATGATATATGTATAGGATCAAAACAGGATACAACAGACTCTCTATCCacctctcgctctctctctatgaATCTCTCGCTCACAAAACACACACTCGTTACTCGTTACTCGCGCGCTCTCTCCTCtatctctatctatctatctatcttgtatctgtatctgtatctatctACCCACCTACCTCTCTATCTTCTATCTAAGTCTAAGTCTTTCAGTTATTTATTTGGTTCACCTTAGCCACACGCGCCTGTTTCGTTTATGATTTGTCTCTTAGTCCTTTTTCACACACGCTAGCTAACCAAAAAGTTTTCCGTTCTCTATAAATCTCTCTGTATCTCTCTCTTACTATCTCTTCGAGTCTCCCAAAAACTACTATCGTAACTTCTTGGCTAGCGTCTGTACTACACCGCCTCCAGAGTATGCTCAAATTTTTTAGTTGAACTTTAACGATCGATCCTCTTTGATTTGTATTTGACCTTCCACCACCTGCACTTGGCTTGTGTCGTCAGCGATTCGAGCTTTTTCGGTTCTATCTAGCACTTTTCCCCAAAACGCTCATCCTGTCAATCGCGATCCTCTCGAATCTCAGCCGCCCAGCGCCTCACCTCAACTCGACTTCCTTATCATTTAATTATATttctttttaatttaatttgtattttatgaTTTTCAAACACGAAATTACAATTACACGAAAATCAAACGAAATTGTTCCACTCAACCTCTGTCAAACGATCAGCCAAAGAAGTGGCCCTGAAAACTGAAAACACAACCAAGACTGTCGCCAGCCCCGTGAAGGGGGAGGCTCCTTTGAGCACCAAGGCCATTGCCGAACAGCCCAAGGCCGTGATAGAGCCCGAAGCCAAAGAGGCAGACCAAAGCAAGGCCGAAACGGGCATGAAACACAAAATCTCTGAATCGGAATTCGTTTCCGACGACTTTCAGACCACAACCGATTCAGATTTGGCTGAAATCCAAGATGGTATGCGAAAATTGGGCATCGATAGCATGGCCCAGCAAGCCCTAGCCCCAAACGATGGTAAGATTTCTTAAGTTTTTTATTTTCctgtatttattattattattattattgttttccGTTCTGTTTAATTAATTTGGTTTGAAGACTAACATTTATTGTACATGCATTTGCCCCCATGGAAATTGCTCGAACAAATTTCATTGGTTTCCTGGACAACACAAAGAACATTCATTCATACACCAAAGAACACATTTGTAGACCAGGAACTACTATTTTTAGATACTCGTAAGCTTGGCCAACGATTCAGCTAGGCTTCAGCCGTCTACTCTTCATCTAGAATTTAGTGGCAAGACTTCCTTCATGCCCattttccacacacacacacacacacacaacaatgTCTCTTGTCGAAATTCATTTCATATTCTGTTTTGCAAAACAAAACCAATACCTaagccaaaacaaaaaaaaaatatgctGAACAAATGAAgaaaaaacataaaacaaacagaaaatgTGTGTACAAAACAAGTGTAAAAACCAAACAATTCTCTTTTTTCTCCTCTGCTctgtttctttcttttgtgTAAATTACATTTTGTGTGAAAATCGTTTGTTACTTATCATAAAAGCTCTGGCATTTAATTACTAAAAACGAAAAGCTAAACAATCTATCAATTGAATGTAACACtaaaccaaataaaccaattcCCATAAACAAATATAGAATTAAAGCCACTAAAGGATAACAGAAACAAAAGTATTATATAAATTCAATACACACACGTATACCGTACCGTACTATACAATATATAAAGAAAACGTATACCCTGGATAAAAACCAACTTTCGTTTGCCATTTATTACAAATGATATGAGATATGATTTGATATCGAGATGATAATGATAGTCGAGAAAACAGTCTAAGAAACAGTCTAAAGCCACAAAACAAATTTCGAACAAGTTGAGTATGACCAAACCGATCAAGAAATTCTTATATACCACATATATCCTATTgatactctctctctctctctatctatctctctTTGCAATTTCGTGCTCCTTTTTATTCAATTTGCAATTCAATTTCATTTATGATAATTCGCTAGATCAAGTTTCTGTTCTTTTCCCCGAACCCCAATGTTTCTTTTTTGCCCTTACTTTTTTCACACATTTctccacatttttaaaaacTGGAAAAATATCCCCCCAAAAACTACTAGCCGCGACACAAAAGACAACCTTTCCTCCCAACAAATACACAAAATTTTCCAAAAAAATACTCGTAATTTAATACCAAAAATATCTGATgcgaaacaattttaacaaaacaTTTACTTTTCTTCATGTATTTCTTAATTTATTTACGAATCATCTTGCAGAAGATTGAATggattaaaaacaaaaaccaaaaaaaaacctaaaTCTAAATTCAAAAAATGcaagaaacaaaaacacaacTAACAAAataaacagcaacaaaattaTACAAAACAAATCGAAAACAAAAAGAATACTGCGAAATTGCCCAAAAGAACAAGCGAAAAAAATTGTTAAGcgaacaaaaaaagaaacccaaaaacgaaaacgaaagaAACTActacaaaacaaacaaaattatataaatacatataaaGATATTCACTTGACAACAAAAAGACAATTTAATTTA
This region of Drosophila miranda strain MSH22 chromosome 2, D.miranda_PacBio2.1, whole genome shotgun sequence genomic DNA includes:
- the LOC108155554 gene encoding synapse-associated protein of 47 kDa isoform X12, with amino-acid sequence MFSGLTNQFTSLVGAVKGGAGDEEVPVPTGDAAPAAVAPTTSAEAVASASVDQEAAAAGGEGLEGEEAGKSSLPKSTSLVDSFVTEATGWLGSAKGWLGNASIPSMPAMPAMPSMPSMPAMPAMPSIPSIPGLRKTGGADGAEGAEGAVEGGGGAAAGSGAVSGAEDDDKSRYISATEGADSHPASGGGTPTGDEGQIGQGKGDEVKITTKVTQQAKHFGSFLSSAISKAGSKIKETVKDNTILDSFNKEQEAFIKGQGGAGNGAAPWIGHANEAKIKEEILGLAQDRRNFVRAPPAGVDFEFSYDTAYPTAIAIMAEDKALETMRFELVPKIITEENFWRNYFYRVSLIIQAAELGTLGADGVGQASSGEDAKEVALKTENTTKTVASPVKGEAPLSTKAIAEQPKAVIEPEAKEADQSKAETGMKHKISESEFVSDDFQTTTDSDLAEIQDGMRKLGIDSMAQQALAPNDDGYYSVTVRIPKRITVCENLCLSYRLAD
- the LOC108155554 gene encoding synapse-associated protein of 47 kDa isoform X4 gives rise to the protein MFSGLTNQFTSLVGAVKGGAGDEEVPVPTGDAAPAAVAPTTSAEAVASASVDQEAAAAGGEGLEGEEAGKSSLPKSTSLVDSFVTEATGWLGSAKGWLGNASIPSMPAMPAMPSMPSMPAMPAMPSIPSIPGLRKTGGADGAEGAEGAVEGGGGAAAGSGAVSGAEDDDKSRYISATEGADSHPASGGGTPTGDEGQIGQVTTKVTQQAKHFGSFLSSAISKAGSKIKETVKDNTILDSFNKEQEAFIKGQGGAGNGAAPWIGHANEAKIKEEILGLAQDRRNFVRAPPAGVDFEFSYDTAYPTAIAIMAEDKALETMRFELVPKIITEENFWRNYFYRVSLIIQAAELGTLGADGVGQASSGEDAKEVALKTENTTKTVASPVKGEAPLSTKAIAEQPKAVIEPEAKEADQSKAETGMKHKISESEFVSDDFQTTTDSDLAEIQDGMRKLGIDSMAQQALAPNDEEQWEKDLEAELKDYEVVDEGGTGGGGGRKPRKQQGNAGDEEDEEEPTISNLRTRSTNNDWEEYADLIEDTDDLKTLKSLKRTMLGYL
- the LOC108155554 gene encoding synapse-associated protein of 47 kDa isoform X5; the encoded protein is MFSGLTNQFTSLVGAVKGGAGDEEVPVPTGDAAPAAVAPTTSAEAVASASVDQEAAAAGGEGLEGEEAGKSSLPKSTSLVDSFVTEATGWLGSAKGWLGNASIPSMPAMPAMPSMPSMPAMPAMPSIPSIPGLRKTGGADGAEGAEGAVEGGGGAAAGSGAVSGAEDDDKSSATEGADSHPASGGGTPTGDEGQIGQVTTKVTQQAKHFGSFLSSAISKAGSKIKETVKDNTILDSFNKEQEAFIKGQGGAGNGAAPWIGHANEAKIKEEILGLAQDRRNFVRAPPAGVDFEFSYDTAYPTAIAIMAEDKALETMRFELVPKIITEENFWRNYFYRVSLIIQAAELGTLGADGVGQASSGEDAKEVALKTENTTKTVASPVKGEAPLSTKAIAEQPKAVIEPEAKEADQSKAETGMKHKISESEFVSDDFQTTTDSDLAEIQDGMRKLGIDSMAQQALAPNDEEQWEKDLEAELKDYEVVDEGGTGGGGGRKPRKQQGNAGDEEDEEEPTISNLRTRSTNNDWEEYADLIEDTDDLKTLKSLKRTMLGYL
- the LOC108155554 gene encoding synapse-associated protein of 47 kDa isoform X9, whose translation is MFSGLTNQFTSLVGAVKGGAGDEEVPVPTGDAAPAAVAPTTSAEAVASASVDQEAAAAGGEGLEGEEAGKSGWLGSAKGWLGNASIPSMPAMPAMPSMPSMPAMPAMPSIPSIPGLRKTGGADGAEGAEGAVEGGGGAAAGSGAVSGAEDDDKSRYISATEGADSHPASGGGTPTGDEGQIGQVTTKVTQQAKHFGSFLSSAISKAGSKIKETVKDNTILDSFNKEQEAFIKGQGGAGNGAAPWIGHANEAKIKEEILGLAQDRRNFVRAPPAGVDFEFSYDTAYPTAIAIMAEDKALETMRFELVPKIITEENFWRNYFYRVSLIIQAAELGTLGADGVGQASSGEDAKEVALKTENTTKTVASPVKGEAPLSTKAIAEQPKAVIEPEAKEADQSKAETGMKHKISESEFVSDDFQTTTDSDLAEIQDGMRKLGIDSMAQQALAPNDEEQWEKDLEAELKDYEVVDEGGTGGGGGRKPRKQQGNAGDEEDEEEPTISNLRTRSTNNDWEEYADLIEDTDDLKTLKSLKRTMLGYL
- the LOC108155554 gene encoding synapse-associated protein of 47 kDa isoform X10; protein product: MFSGLTNQFTSLVGAVKGGAGDEEVPVPTGDAAPAAVAPTTSAEAVASASVDQEAAAAGGEGLEGEEAGKSGWLGSAKGWLGNASIPSMPAMPAMPSMPSMPAMPAMPSIPSIPGLRKTGGADGAEGAEGAVEGGGGAAAGSGAVSGAEDDDKSSATEGADSHPASGGGTPTGDEGQIGQVTTKVTQQAKHFGSFLSSAISKAGSKIKETVKDNTILDSFNKEQEAFIKGQGGAGNGAAPWIGHANEAKIKEEILGLAQDRRNFVRAPPAGVDFEFSYDTAYPTAIAIMAEDKALETMRFELVPKIITEENFWRNYFYRVSLIIQAAELGTLGADGVGQASSGEDAKEVALKTENTTKTVASPVKGEAPLSTKAIAEQPKAVIEPEAKEADQSKAETGMKHKISESEFVSDDFQTTTDSDLAEIQDGMRKLGIDSMAQQALAPNDEEQWEKDLEAELKDYEVVDEGGTGGGGGRKPRKQQGNAGDEEDEEEPTISNLRTRSTNNDWEEYADLIEDTDDLKTLKSLKRTMLGYL
- the LOC108155554 gene encoding synapse-associated protein of 47 kDa isoform X2, which encodes MFSGLTNQFTSLVGAVKGGAGDEEVPVPTGDAAPAAVAPTTSAEAVASASVDQEAAAAGGEGLEGEEAGKSLPKSTSLVDSFVTEATGWLGSAKGWLGNASIPSMPAMPAMPSMPSMPAMPAMPSIPSIPGLRKTGGADGAEGAEGAVEGGGGAAAGSGAVSGAEDDDKSRYISATEGADSHPASGGGTPTGDEGQIGQGKGDEVKITTKVTQQAKHFGSFLSSAISKAGSKIKETVKDNTILDSFNKEQEAFIKGQGGAGNGAAPWIGHANEAKIKEEILGLAQDRRNFVRAPPAGVDFEFSYDTAYPTAIAIMAEDKALETMRFELVPKIITEENFWRNYFYRVSLIIQAAELGTLGADGVGQASSGEDAKEVALKTENTTKTVASPVKGEAPLSTKAIAEQPKAVIEPEAKEADQSKAETGMKHKISESEFVSDDFQTTTDSDLAEIQDGMRKLGIDSMAQQALAPNDEEQWEKDLEAELKDYEVVDEGGTGGGGGRKPRKQQGNAGDEEDEEEPTISNLRTRSTNNDWEEYADLIEDTDDLKTLKSLKRTMLGYL
- the LOC108155554 gene encoding synapse-associated protein of 47 kDa isoform X1, which codes for MFSGLTNQFTSLVGAVKGGAGDEEVPVPTGDAAPAAVAPTTSAEAVASASVDQEAAAAGGEGLEGEEAGKSSLPKSTSLVDSFVTEATGWLGSAKGWLGNASIPSMPAMPAMPSMPSMPAMPAMPSIPSIPGLRKTGGADGAEGAEGAVEGGGGAAAGSGAVSGAEDDDKSRYISATEGADSHPASGGGTPTGDEGQIGQGKGDEVKITTKVTQQAKHFGSFLSSAISKAGSKIKETVKDNTILDSFNKEQEAFIKGQGGAGNGAAPWIGHANEAKIKEEILGLAQDRRNFVRAPPAGVDFEFSYDTAYPTAIAIMAEDKALETMRFELVPKIITEENFWRNYFYRVSLIIQAAELGTLGADGVGQASSGEDAKEVALKTENTTKTVASPVKGEAPLSTKAIAEQPKAVIEPEAKEADQSKAETGMKHKISESEFVSDDFQTTTDSDLAEIQDGMRKLGIDSMAQQALAPNDEEQWEKDLEAELKDYEVVDEGGTGGGGGRKPRKQQGNAGDEEDEEEPTISNLRTRSTNNDWEEYADLIEDTDDLKTLKSLKRTMLGYL
- the LOC108155554 gene encoding synapse-associated protein of 47 kDa isoform X6, translated to MFSGLTNQFTSLVGAVKGGAGDEEVPVPTGDAAPAAVAPTTSAEAVASASVDQEAAAAGGEGLEGEEAGKSSLPKSTSLVDSFVTEATGWLGSAKGWLGNASIPSMPAMPAMPSMPSMPAMPAMPSIPSIPGLRKTGGADGAEGAEGAVEGGGGAAAGSGAVSGAEDDDKSRYISATEGADSHPASGGGTPTGDEGQIGQGKGDEVKITTKVTQQAKHFGSFLSSAISKAGSKIKETVKDNTILDSFNKEQEAFIKGQGGAGNGAAPWIGHANEAKIKEEILGLAQDRRNFVRAPPAGVDFEFSYDTAYPTAIAIMAEDKALETMRFELVPKIITEENFWRNYFYRVSLIIQAAELGTLGADGVGQASSGEDAKEVALKTENTTKTVASPVKGEAPLSTKAIAEQPKAVIEPEAKEADQSKAETGMKHKISESEFVSDDFQTTTDSDLAEIQDGMRKLGIDSMAQQALAPNDEEQWEKDLEAELKDYEVVDEGGTGGGGGRKPRKQQGNAGDEEDEEEPTISNLRTRSTNNDWEEYADLIEDTDDLK
- the LOC108155554 gene encoding synapse-associated protein of 47 kDa isoform X8, with the translated sequence MFSGLTNQFTSLVGAVKGGAGDEEVPVPTGDAAPAAVAPTTSAEAVASASVDQEAAAAGGEGLEGEEAGKSGWLGSAKGWLGNASIPSMPAMPAMPSMPSMPAMPAMPSIPSIPGLRKTGGADGAEGAEGAVEGGGGAAAGSGAVSGAEDDDKSRYISATEGADSHPASGGGTPTGDEGQIGQGKGDEVKITTKVTQQAKHFGSFLSSAISKAGSKIKETVKDNTILDSFNKEQEAFIKGQGGAGNGAAPWIGHANEAKIKEEILGLAQDRRNFVRAPPAGVDFEFSYDTAYPTAIAIMAEDKALETMRFELVPKIITEENFWRNYFYRVSLIIQAAELGTLGADGVGQASSGEDAKEVALKTENTTKTVASPVKGEAPLSTKAIAEQPKAVIEPEAKEADQSKAETGMKHKISESEFVSDDFQTTTDSDLAEIQDGMRKLGIDSMAQQALAPNDEEQWEKDLEAELKDYEVVDEGGTGGGGGRKPRKQQGNAGDEEDEEEPTISNLRTRSTNNDWEEYADLIEDTDDLKTLKSLKRTMLGYL
- the LOC108155554 gene encoding synapse-associated protein of 47 kDa isoform X3; translated protein: MFSGLTNQFTSLVGAVKGGAGDEEVPVPTGDAAPAAVAPTTSAEAVASASVDQEAAAAGGEGLEGEEAGKSSLPKSTSLVDSFVTEATGWLGSAKGWLGNASIPSMPAMPAMPSMPSMPAMPAMPSIPSIPGLRKTGGADGAEGAEGAVEGGGGAAAGSGAVSGAEDDDKSSATEGADSHPASGGGTPTGDEGQIGQGKGDEVKITTKVTQQAKHFGSFLSSAISKAGSKIKETVKDNTILDSFNKEQEAFIKGQGGAGNGAAPWIGHANEAKIKEEILGLAQDRRNFVRAPPAGVDFEFSYDTAYPTAIAIMAEDKALETMRFELVPKIITEENFWRNYFYRVSLIIQAAELGTLGADGVGQASSGEDAKEVALKTENTTKTVASPVKGEAPLSTKAIAEQPKAVIEPEAKEADQSKAETGMKHKISESEFVSDDFQTTTDSDLAEIQDGMRKLGIDSMAQQALAPNDEEQWEKDLEAELKDYEVVDEGGTGGGGGRKPRKQQGNAGDEEDEEEPTISNLRTRSTNNDWEEYADLIEDTDDLKTLKSLKRTMLGYL
- the LOC108155554 gene encoding synapse-associated protein of 47 kDa isoform X13, coding for MFSGLTNQFTSLVGAVKGGAGDEEVPVPTGDAAPAAVAPTTSAEAVASASVDQEAAAAGGEGLEGEEAGKSGWLGSAKGWLGNASIPSMPAMPAMPSMPSMPAMPAMPSIPSIPGLRKTGGADGAEGAEGAVEGGGGAAAGSGAVSGAEDDDKSRYISATEGADSHPASGGGTPTGDEGQIGQVTTKVTQQAKHFGSFLSSAISKAGSKIKETVKDNTILDSFNKEQEAFIKGQGGAGNGAAPWIGHANEAKIKEEILGLAQDRRNFVRAPPAGVDFEFSYDTAYPTAIAIMAEDKALETMRFELVPKIITEENFWRNYFYRVSLIIQAAELGTLGADGVGQASSGEDAKEVALKTENTTKTVASPVKGEAPLSTKAIAEQPKAVIEPEAKEADQSKAETGMKHKISESEFVSDDFQTTTDSDLAEIQDGMRKLGIDSMAQQALAPNDDGYYSVTVRIPKRITVCENLCLSYRLAD
- the LOC108155554 gene encoding synapse-associated protein of 47 kDa isoform X14 translates to MFSGLTNQFTSLVGAVKGGAGDEEVPVPTGDAAPAAVAPTTSAEAVASASVDQEAAAAGGEGLEGEEAGKSSLPKSTSLVDSFVTEATGWLGSAKGWLGNASIPSMPAMPAMPSMPSMPAMPAMPSIPSIPGLRKTGGADGAEGAEGAVEGGGGAAAGSGAVSGAEDDDKSRYISATEGADSHPASGGGTPTGDEGQIGQGKGDEVKITTKVTQQAKHFGSFLSSAISKAGSKIKETVKDNTILDSFNKEQEAFIKGQGGAGNGAAPWIGHANEAKIKEEILGLAQDRRNFVRAPPAGVDFEFSYDTAYPTAIAIMAEDKALETMRFELVPKIITEENFWRNYFYRVSLIIQAAELGTLGADGVGQASSGEDAKEVALKTENTTKTVASPVKGEAPLSTKAIAEQPKAVIEPEAKEADQSKAETGMKHKISESEFVSDDFQTTTDSDLAEIQDGMRKLGIDSMAQQALAPNDED
- the LOC108155554 gene encoding synapse-associated protein of 47 kDa isoform X7; translation: MFSGLTNQFTSLVGAVKGGAGDEEVPVPTGDAAPAAVAPTTSAEAVASASVDQEAAAAGGEGLEGEEAGKSLPKSTSLVDSFVTEATGWLGSAKGWLGNASIPSMPAMPAMPSMPSMPAMPAMPSIPSIPGLRKTGGADGAEGAEGAVEGGGGAAAGSGAVSGAEDDDKSRYISATEGADSHPASGGGTPTGDEGQIGQGKGDEVKITTKVTQQAKHFGSFLSSAISKAGSKIKETVKDNTILDSFNKEQEAFIKGQGGAGNGAAPWIGHANEAKIKEEILGLAQDRRNFVRAPPAGVDFEFSYDTAYPTAIAIMAEDKALETMRFELVPKIITEENFWRNYFYRVSLIIQAAELGTLGADGVGQASSGEDAKEVALKTENTTKTVASPVKGEAPLSTKAIAEQPKAVIEPEAKEADQSKAETGMKHKISESEFVSDDFQTTTDSDLAEIQDGMRKLGIDSMAQQALAPNDEEQWEKDLEAELKDYEVVDEGGTGGGGGRKPRKQQGNAGDEEDEEEPTISNLRTRSTNNDWEEYADLIEDTDDLK
- the LOC108155554 gene encoding synapse-associated protein of 47 kDa isoform X11; the encoded protein is MFSGLTNQFTSLVGAVKGGAGDEEVPVPTGDAAPAAVAPTTSAEAVASASVDQEAAAAGGEGLEGEEAGKSGWLGSAKGWLGNASIPSMPAMPAMPSMPSMPAMPAMPSIPSIPGLRKTGGADGAEGAEGAVEGGGGAAAGSGAVSGAEDDDKSRYISATEGADSHPASGGGTPTGDEGQIGQGKGDEVKITTKVTQQAKHFGSFLSSAISKAGSKIKETVKDNTILDSFNKEQEAFIKGQGGAGNGAAPWIGHANEAKIKEEILGLAQDRRNFVRAPPAGVDFEFSYDTAYPTAIAIMAEDKALETMRFELVPKIITEENFWRNYFYRVSLIIQAAELGTLGADGVGQASSGEDAKEVALKTENTTKTVASPVKGEAPLSTKAIAEQPKAVIEPEAKEADQSKAETGMKHKISESEFVSDDFQTTTDSDLAEIQDGMRKLGIDSMAQQALAPNDEEQWEKDLEAELKDYEVVDEGGTGGGGGRKPRKQQGNAGDEEDEEEPTISNLRTRSTNNDWEEYADLIEDTDDLK